From a region of the Paenibacillus lutimineralis genome:
- a CDS encoding nucleoside 2-deoxyribosyltransferase → MKRVYLASPFFNNKEIAVLEQVEKILADKGMNVFSPFRKNNENAEFGSRQWSIETFMTDIKYIKWSEIVVGIYHGNYSDTGTAWEFGYAYATDKPVILIHVGENSNLMVHEGAHANITLEELVDYDFDKLPSSFYSGEML, encoded by the coding sequence ATGAAAAGGGTATATCTCGCCAGTCCATTTTTTAATAATAAAGAGATTGCAGTTCTAGAACAGGTAGAGAAGATTTTAGCCGACAAAGGCATGAACGTCTTCTCACCATTTCGAAAAAATAATGAAAATGCTGAGTTCGGTTCACGGCAGTGGTCGATTGAAACCTTTATGACCGATATTAAATATATTAAATGGTCTGAAATTGTGGTAGGCATTTATCATGGTAACTATTCGGACACGGGAACAGCCTGGGAATTTGGCTACGCTTATGCGACGGATAAACCCGTGATTCTAATTCATGTTGGCGAGAACAGCAACCTGATGGTTCATGAAGGAGCCCATGCTAATATCACATTGGAAGAGCTTGTAGATTATGACTTTGATAAACTACCCAGCTCTTTCTATTCAGGCGAGATGTTGTAA
- the gyrA gene encoding DNA gyrase subunit A — translation MSMLENFLPAYLEEVVGDRFGRYSKYIIQDRAIPDVRDGLKPVQRRILYSMYDSGNTPDKPYRKSAKTVGDVMGNYHPHGDSSIYEGMVRMAQPWKMGHVLVDGHGNWGSQDDDPAAAMRYTEARLSPIAMELLRDIEKRTVPFKDNFDNSTLEPVVLPSRYPNLLVNGASGISAGFATEIPPHNLREVIDACIAVMERPELELEEIASYVKGPDFPTGGIIMGEDGIRDAYRTGKGRIYLRSKTEIENMRGGKQQIIVTEIPYQVVKSRLVTAMENIRLEKKVDGIAEVRDESGRNGLRIVIELKKDADAQGILAYLLKKTDLQVTYNFNMVAIVNKAPRQLGLKAILEAYIAHQREVVTFRTQYELEKLEDRAHVLEGLVKALNILDEVIAAIKASKNRQDAQNNLQWMFGFTERQADSILTLQLYRLTNLEITSLQKELDDIIKKITVLRGILESDKKLVALIKKELLEIREKYGIDRRSEIQSEVEELKVNLEVMVAQEDVLVTLSNEGYIKRTSMLSFTRSGGERNGSGVKEGDYIKHVFDVDTLQNILIFTQRGQYFLLPVHQIPEFKWKDNGTAIVNVIPLAKEDSIIGVIPLKSFDEAGVSLVFVTKRGQVKRTELKEYETKRSTAVAACKVANGDEIITVQVSRGNQDIVLLTKQGMAIRFAENEVNAMGRVSAGVKGIGLKEDDEIVRALWVQGDEGELLVISDLGYAKRSLLLDYPLQSRGGKGVQTFEFKEGKRVKPNGTRIVGGFHCKEPITIIAMTREGQAYSFSSESAPLADRKSIGKIMAHVEKQDEIVDLLES, via the coding sequence TTGAGTATGTTGGAGAACTTCTTACCGGCTTATTTGGAAGAGGTCGTAGGGGATCGCTTCGGTCGGTATTCCAAATATATAATTCAGGACCGTGCCATTCCTGACGTGCGCGATGGGCTCAAGCCGGTTCAGCGGCGGATACTGTATTCGATGTATGATTCGGGGAATACGCCGGACAAGCCTTATCGCAAGTCAGCCAAGACGGTCGGCGATGTGATGGGGAATTATCATCCGCACGGTGACTCTTCGATCTACGAGGGTATGGTGCGGATGGCTCAGCCTTGGAAGATGGGGCATGTGCTGGTTGACGGGCATGGCAACTGGGGTTCTCAGGATGATGACCCGGCTGCAGCGATGCGTTATACGGAAGCGCGGCTGTCGCCGATCGCCATGGAACTGCTGCGTGACATTGAGAAGCGGACGGTTCCTTTCAAGGATAACTTTGATAACTCGACATTAGAGCCTGTGGTGCTGCCGTCCCGTTACCCCAATTTGCTCGTGAACGGGGCTAGCGGGATTTCGGCAGGGTTCGCGACGGAAATTCCGCCGCATAATCTGCGTGAGGTTATCGATGCATGTATTGCTGTCATGGAACGGCCAGAGCTTGAACTGGAGGAGATCGCCTCCTATGTGAAAGGACCGGATTTCCCGACCGGAGGAATCATCATGGGCGAGGACGGCATCCGCGATGCCTATCGCACTGGGAAAGGACGCATCTATCTGCGTTCCAAGACGGAAATCGAGAACATGCGCGGCGGGAAGCAGCAGATTATCGTTACGGAGATCCCGTATCAGGTGGTTAAGTCCCGTCTTGTGACGGCCATGGAAAATATCCGGCTGGAAAAAAAGGTAGACGGAATTGCCGAAGTTCGAGACGAGAGCGGACGTAACGGATTGCGAATCGTCATAGAGCTGAAGAAAGATGCTGATGCCCAGGGGATTCTGGCTTATCTGCTGAAGAAGACGGACCTGCAGGTCACTTATAACTTCAATATGGTGGCGATTGTCAACAAAGCACCACGTCAGCTCGGCCTGAAAGCAATTCTTGAGGCTTATATCGCTCACCAGCGTGAAGTCGTTACATTCCGGACCCAGTATGAGCTGGAGAAGCTGGAAGATCGCGCCCATGTGCTCGAAGGTCTGGTCAAGGCGCTGAATATTCTGGACGAAGTCATTGCGGCCATCAAGGCCTCGAAGAACCGTCAAGATGCGCAGAACAACCTGCAATGGATGTTCGGATTCACAGAACGTCAGGCCGATTCCATTCTTACTTTGCAATTATATCGTTTGACAAATTTGGAAATAACGTCGTTACAAAAAGAGCTAGATGACATCATTAAGAAAATCACCGTTCTACGTGGAATTCTGGAGAGCGATAAGAAGCTCGTGGCTCTGATCAAAAAAGAGCTGCTGGAAATCCGTGAGAAATACGGGATTGACCGTCGTTCTGAAATTCAGAGCGAGGTAGAGGAGCTTAAGGTCAATCTTGAGGTGATGGTCGCGCAGGAAGATGTGCTGGTAACTCTGTCCAACGAGGGCTACATTAAGCGGACCAGCATGCTCTCATTCACTCGTTCCGGCGGAGAACGCAATGGCTCCGGGGTGAAGGAAGGCGACTATATCAAGCATGTATTTGATGTGGACACGCTGCAAAATATTCTTATCTTCACGCAGCGCGGACAATACTTCCTGCTGCCGGTGCATCAGATTCCTGAGTTCAAGTGGAAGGACAACGGGACAGCGATTGTCAACGTCATTCCACTAGCCAAAGAGGATTCGATCATCGGTGTCATTCCGCTCAAATCCTTTGATGAAGCGGGCGTCAGTCTTGTCTTCGTAACAAAACGTGGGCAAGTGAAGCGAACGGAATTGAAGGAATATGAGACGAAGCGGTCGACGGCAGTTGCCGCTTGCAAGGTGGCTAATGGGGACGAAATTATTACTGTCCAGGTTAGCCGTGGCAATCAGGATATTGTTCTGTTAACGAAGCAAGGAATGGCGATACGCTTCGCTGAGAATGAAGTGAATGCGATGGGCCGCGTATCCGCTGGTGTGAAGGGAATCGGGTTGAAGGAGGACGACGAGATCGTCCGTGCGCTATGGGTTCAAGGCGATGAAGGCGAACTGCTTGTCATCTCTGATCTGGGTTATGCGAAGCGCAGCCTGCTGCTCGATTATCCGCTCCAGAGTCGCGGAGGCAAAGGCGTTCAGACGTTTGAATTCAAGGAAGGCAAGCGTGTGAAGCCGAATGGCACACGAATTGTAGGCGGCTTCCACTGTAAGGAACCGATCACAATCATAGCCATGACCCGGGAAGGCCAGGCTTATAGCTTCAGTTCTGAATCGGCGCCGCTTGCAGACCGCAAGTCGATCGGCAAGATCATGGCCCATGTGGAGAAGCAGGATGAAATTGTTGATTTGCTGGAGTCTTAA
- a CDS encoding dihydroorotate dehydrogenase produces the protein MGDVHGGGLFTSTAAILVLFILLVIITRAFVF, from the coding sequence ATGGGTGACGTCCACGGTGGTGGATTATTTACATCAACTGCAGCGATTCTAGTTCTGTTCATTTTGCTTGTTATCATTACTAGAGCCTTTGTTTTTTAA
- a CDS encoding ROK family protein yields the protein MTGYKPTTCARLLDELVHVGLIHDSGLGESSGGRKPLMYVIHPDAFYLIGVEISNLYTTVLLLDLDLTILGTEKLKMNSQCTAQYTLDYVSRCIKELLAKHNIPTDKMLGIGVGVLDPVDLERGIIVDPHLFPADGWNDFNIVEYLEKNNDTLVFLDNGTNLAALAEYRLKYWKETDSLVFVSSDMGIRSSMIIKGKLVHQINEMDDALSHMIIDIHGRRCSCGAYGCLQTYSSLPAIHHEVIHRLKRGQGSILQESMEDVDKVDFHHILEAMDREDSLCLEVVKEAAYYFGIGLANLIFLLRPDIVICGGTLVPKPLFYEEASRIAHERVAIYPNCHVKIVQSSTAYNIVAQGAGCMVLDHFTSTDINNPGTNI from the coding sequence ATGACGGGATATAAACCTACAACCTGTGCTCGTCTACTGGACGAACTTGTCCATGTGGGACTGATTCATGATAGCGGCTTAGGGGAATCCAGCGGCGGACGGAAGCCGTTAATGTATGTAATCCATCCTGACGCCTTCTATTTAATTGGCGTAGAGATCAGCAATTTATATACTACCGTATTGCTTCTCGACTTAGATTTAACTATTCTTGGGACGGAGAAGTTAAAAATGAATTCGCAATGCACGGCGCAATATACATTGGATTATGTGTCCCGGTGTATTAAAGAGCTGCTTGCCAAGCACAATATCCCAACGGATAAAATGCTGGGAATTGGTGTTGGAGTCCTTGATCCGGTAGATCTTGAGCGAGGAATCATCGTTGATCCGCATTTATTTCCTGCGGATGGTTGGAATGATTTCAACATCGTCGAATACCTAGAGAAGAACAATGATACCCTCGTATTCCTGGATAATGGAACAAATTTAGCGGCATTGGCAGAATACCGATTGAAATATTGGAAGGAAACAGATAGCTTGGTTTTTGTCTCTAGTGACATGGGAATTCGCAGCAGCATGATCATCAAAGGTAAGCTTGTCCATCAAATCAATGAGATGGATGATGCTCTAAGCCACATGATCATCGATATACATGGACGGCGTTGTTCCTGCGGTGCCTATGGGTGTCTGCAGACATACAGCAGCCTGCCGGCCATTCATCACGAAGTCATTCACCGGCTCAAACGGGGCCAAGGATCTATTCTTCAAGAAAGTATGGAAGATGTGGACAAGGTAGACTTTCACCACATTTTGGAGGCAATGGATAGAGAGGATTCGCTTTGTCTGGAGGTTGTGAAGGAAGCCGCTTATTATTTTGGCATAGGTCTAGCTAATCTTATCTTTTTGCTGCGTCCCGATATCGTCATTTGTGGTGGAACGCTTGTACCTAAACCACTCTTCTACGAAGAAGCATCAAGAATTGCACATGAACGAGTGGCTATTTATCCTAACTGTCATGTAAAGATTGTTCAATCCTCTACAGCCTACAATATTGTGGCCCAAGGAGCCGGGTGCATGGTATTAGATCATTTCACGTCTACAGATATAAATAATCCCGGTACAAACATATAG
- the parE gene encoding DNA topoisomerase IV subunit B, with the protein MAEQIDLFEEASGISSGSESSGYDADDIQVLEGLVAVRKRPGMYIGSTSSSGLHHLVWEIVDNAVDEHLAKFCSKIDITLNKDGSVTIVDNGRGIPTGMHKIGVPTPQVVYTILHAGGKFGGSGYKKSGGLHGVGASVTNALSEWLEVEIYREGKIHRMRFEYWVDKKGVEHVGEPVTGLEIIGNTNKSGTKVTFKPDIRVFPNGIGLNYDTLADRLQEIAFLNSGLKVTLKDERSGRSDEFFYEGGASQFVEFLNDGKDVLHDVVHFYAERDEIEVEVALQYNVGYTETLVSFVNSIPTRGGGTHETGFKTAYTRVMNEYARKNSILKEKDKNLEGNDLREGMMAIISVKMSEVEFVGQTKDQLGSASARSAVESVVSEKMALFLEENPQVAQVLIKKAVQASKAREAARKARDEMRTGKKRSESTNLGGKLSPAQSKDYARNELFIVEGDSAGGSAKQGRDSKFQAILPLKGKPMNPEKAKLADILKNDEYRAIIAAIGAGIGTEFAVEDSNYAKIIIMTDADTDGAHIQVLLLTFFYRYMKPLIDAGRVYIAQPPLYKITRRSGKLETVRYAWSDEQLQNYLKEFGKNFELQRYKGLGEMNPDQLWETTMNPESRTMLQVRIDDAAKAERRVSTLMGDKVDPRKRWIVENVDFTEYEE; encoded by the coding sequence ATGGCGGAACAAATCGATTTGTTCGAAGAAGCTTCCGGTATCAGTTCCGGAAGTGAATCTTCGGGATACGACGCGGACGACATTCAAGTGCTCGAAGGGCTTGTCGCAGTACGGAAACGGCCAGGGATGTATATTGGCAGTACGAGCTCGTCGGGACTTCATCATCTGGTCTGGGAAATTGTGGATAATGCTGTCGACGAGCATTTGGCCAAATTTTGTTCCAAGATCGATATTACATTGAATAAGGATGGTTCTGTAACCATAGTAGATAATGGCCGCGGTATTCCGACCGGGATGCATAAGATCGGTGTTCCTACACCGCAGGTCGTCTATACGATCCTGCATGCTGGGGGCAAGTTCGGCGGCTCCGGTTATAAGAAGTCCGGGGGGCTGCACGGGGTTGGCGCATCGGTAACCAACGCTTTATCCGAGTGGCTTGAGGTGGAGATCTACCGTGAGGGCAAAATTCACCGCATGCGGTTCGAGTACTGGGTGGATAAAAAAGGGGTCGAGCATGTCGGCGAACCGGTAACTGGTCTTGAAATTATCGGCAATACGAATAAGAGCGGCACGAAGGTCACGTTCAAACCGGATATTCGGGTGTTCCCGAATGGAATTGGCCTTAATTATGATACGCTCGCGGATCGTTTGCAGGAGATCGCTTTTCTGAACTCAGGTCTAAAAGTGACTTTGAAGGATGAGCGTTCCGGCCGCTCCGACGAATTTTTTTACGAGGGCGGCGCAAGCCAATTTGTCGAATTCTTGAATGACGGCAAGGATGTCCTCCATGACGTGGTTCATTTCTATGCGGAACGGGATGAGATCGAGGTAGAAGTAGCGCTGCAATATAATGTGGGCTATACGGAGACCTTGGTATCTTTTGTGAACTCGATTCCTACGCGGGGCGGCGGTACACATGAGACTGGCTTCAAGACAGCGTACACGCGTGTCATGAATGAGTATGCTAGGAAGAATTCAATCCTGAAAGAGAAGGACAAAAATCTGGAAGGAAATGATCTTCGCGAAGGGATGATGGCTATCATCAGCGTGAAGATGTCCGAAGTGGAGTTCGTCGGCCAGACGAAGGACCAGCTCGGCAGCGCTTCTGCGCGGAGTGCCGTGGAGTCTGTCGTATCCGAGAAGATGGCTCTGTTCCTGGAGGAGAACCCGCAGGTCGCTCAAGTTCTGATCAAGAAGGCGGTGCAGGCCTCCAAGGCTCGGGAAGCGGCGCGCAAGGCACGTGATGAGATGCGGACCGGCAAGAAACGCAGCGAGAGCACGAATCTTGGCGGCAAGCTGTCTCCAGCACAGTCGAAGGACTATGCGCGCAATGAATTGTTCATTGTCGAAGGGGATTCCGCTGGCGGCTCGGCGAAGCAGGGCCGGGATTCCAAATTCCAGGCGATTCTGCCATTGAAGGGTAAACCAATGAACCCGGAGAAGGCTAAGCTTGCCGATATTCTGAAGAACGATGAGTATCGGGCCATTATTGCGGCGATCGGTGCGGGCATCGGCACAGAATTCGCTGTCGAGGACAGCAATTATGCGAAAATTATAATCATGACGGATGCCGATACAGACGGAGCACATATTCAGGTTCTGCTGCTTACGTTCTTCTATCGTTATATGAAGCCGCTGATCGATGCCGGACGGGTCTATATTGCCCAGCCTCCGCTATACAAGATCACGAGGCGTTCAGGCAAGCTAGAGACGGTGCGCTACGCATGGAGCGATGAGCAACTGCAGAATTACTTGAAGGAATTCGGTAAAAACTTCGAACTGCAGCGATATAAAGGGCTCGGGGAGATGAACCCGGATCAGCTGTGGGAGACGACGATGAATCCGGAGAGTCGTACGATGCTGCAAGTGAGGATTGATGATGCCGCGAAGGCGGAACGGCGCGTATCCACCTTGATGGGGGATAAGGTCGACCCACGTAAGCGTTGGATCGTAGAGAACGTCGATTTTACGGAGTATGAGGAATAG
- a CDS encoding purine-nucleoside phosphorylase: MHNTQQILEAKDFIMSKINHRPTIGLILGSGLGTLADDIENPVTIPYTEIPHFAKSSAVGHSNELVIGQLKGKTVAAMKGRFHYYEGFTLDEVTFPVRVMKALGVENLMITNACGAVNTSFNPGDLMLITDHINLVGTNPLIGPNNDELGTRFPDLSQTYNPGLRHLAEVVANDLNMKIQQGVYAWWSGPTYETPAEIRMIRTMGADAVGMSTVPEAIVAVHGNMKVLGISCLTNMACGILDQPLNHEEVIEVAGKVRVNFIALIKGILEKME; encoded by the coding sequence ATGCATAACACGCAACAAATTCTGGAAGCAAAAGATTTCATTATGAGTAAGATTAACCATCGTCCTACCATTGGTTTGATTCTAGGCTCTGGCTTGGGAACACTGGCTGACGATATCGAAAATCCTGTAACCATTCCTTATACTGAAATCCCTCATTTTGCAAAATCTTCTGCCGTCGGCCATTCTAACGAGTTGGTGATCGGACAGTTGAAGGGGAAGACAGTAGCTGCTATGAAGGGGCGTTTTCATTATTACGAAGGCTTTACTTTAGATGAAGTCACTTTTCCAGTGCGTGTCATGAAGGCGTTAGGCGTCGAGAATCTGATGATTACGAATGCCTGCGGTGCGGTGAATACTAGCTTTAACCCAGGGGATTTAATGTTGATTACGGATCATATCAATCTGGTCGGCACGAATCCGTTAATCGGGCCAAATAACGATGAATTGGGTACTCGCTTCCCAGATTTGTCTCAAACCTACAACCCTGGTTTACGTCATCTTGCTGAGGTAGTAGCTAATGACCTTAACATGAAAATACAACAGGGTGTCTATGCATGGTGGAGCGGACCAACGTACGAGACTCCAGCTGAAATTCGTATGATCCGTACGATGGGAGCCGATGCAGTGGGTATGTCGACCGTCCCAGAAGCGATTGTAGCTGTCCATGGAAATATGAAAGTGCTCGGAATATCCTGCTTAACGAATATGGCTTGTGGCATTTTAGATCAGCCTCTGAACCATGAAGAAGTGATTGAAGTGGCTGGTAAGGTTAGAGTGAATTTTATTGCATTAATTAAAGGCATTTTAGAAAAAATGGAATAG
- a CDS encoding ABC transporter permease, with amino-acid sequence MNNLLLLVKNETIKMIKKKRFYVVLLVLLVLVPMFTYAQMREASAKREKFGADWRREVQQAITDNQNSLGSDRVPEEWKKYRKIYIEQMKYYLEHDVNPIQAGGVSFTREFLDNASTLFIPLLIMGVGSDIVSSERTAGTIKMLLTRPVRRWKILLSKLITLIMFVSLIILSTLLVCYLISGIFFGYGGFQLPVFSGFQLHGSEVDMSNVHAVPQWKYICMQAGLIWFVGIVVAMLAFMVSVLVRSTAASIVIMMAALIAGNILANMASAWTSAKYLFMVNLGLTNYLSGTPAPIEGMTLGFSLAVLAVWAACSTIVSFLVFTKQDILN; translated from the coding sequence TTGAATAATCTGCTGCTGTTAGTTAAGAATGAGACGATCAAAATGATCAAGAAGAAGCGATTTTACGTCGTTCTGCTGGTGCTGCTCGTTCTAGTCCCGATGTTCACCTATGCCCAGATGCGGGAAGCTTCTGCGAAGCGTGAGAAATTCGGTGCAGACTGGCGCAGGGAAGTCCAGCAGGCCATTACGGATAATCAAAATTCACTCGGCAGCGACCGCGTGCCTGAGGAGTGGAAGAAATACCGCAAAATATACATCGAGCAGATGAAATATTATCTTGAGCATGATGTGAATCCAATCCAGGCCGGTGGTGTATCGTTCACCCGCGAATTTCTGGATAACGCATCTACGTTGTTCATTCCTCTCCTGATCATGGGCGTAGGATCGGATATTGTATCCTCTGAGCGAACAGCGGGTACGATCAAGATGCTGCTTACAAGGCCGGTGCGAAGGTGGAAAATCCTGCTCAGCAAGCTAATTACGCTGATCATGTTTGTCTCGTTGATTATCCTATCTACGCTGCTCGTATGTTACTTGATATCGGGGATCTTTTTTGGCTATGGCGGATTTCAGCTTCCGGTATTTAGCGGCTTCCAGTTGCATGGTAGTGAAGTAGATATGTCCAATGTTCATGCCGTACCGCAGTGGAAATATATCTGTATGCAGGCTGGGCTGATCTGGTTCGTTGGAATTGTAGTAGCGATGCTGGCTTTCATGGTATCGGTGCTCGTTCGCAGTACCGCCGCGAGCATTGTCATTATGATGGCCGCGCTGATCGCCGGCAATATTCTCGCCAATATGGCATCGGCCTGGACGAGCGCCAAATACTTGTTCATGGTCAATCTCGGTCTTACGAACTATTTATCGGGAACACCGGCTCCGATCGAGGGCATGACACTGGGATTTTCACTCGCTGTTCTGGCGGTTTGGGCGGCTTGTTCAACAATCGTCTCATTCCTTGTCTTTACGAAACAGGATATCTTGAATTAA
- a CDS encoding GDSL-type esterase/lipase family protein produces the protein MNKSSRIWLVTGLLSAVSTLLLIVGFIYAVYDMTVPASEASKAKPDSGVQMSVTAAPFDITAIGDSLAKGTGDDTGNGFARRTVQLLTKQGKSSKLVNNLGINGLTTKALLPTLDEPGVQYGLKQAGIIILSIGGNDLFAGAQSYQSSGELPTEAEMNAAVKTSGENFKKIVSKLKQINPDAQLVYVGLYNPFADLKDMKEAGDQAVANWNLNVLDTMNQYPGTIVIPTYDLFTSNLDRYLSGDHFHPNGEGYQRIAERIVQSIALN, from the coding sequence ATGAACAAATCGTCGCGAATATGGCTAGTCACGGGCCTGCTCTCGGCGGTATCAACACTGCTGCTTATTGTTGGATTCATATATGCCGTCTATGATATGACGGTTCCGGCAAGCGAGGCAAGTAAGGCCAAGCCCGACAGCGGCGTACAAATGTCTGTCACGGCGGCGCCATTTGATATCACTGCTATTGGCGATTCGCTCGCCAAGGGTACCGGGGACGATACAGGCAATGGATTTGCGCGTAGAACGGTGCAGTTATTAACGAAGCAGGGTAAGTCCTCTAAATTAGTTAACAATCTCGGAATCAACGGGCTGACGACGAAGGCACTACTTCCGACGCTCGATGAACCTGGAGTCCAATACGGCCTCAAACAGGCCGGAATCATTATTCTGTCGATCGGCGGAAATGATTTGTTTGCTGGAGCTCAGAGCTATCAGAGCAGCGGGGAACTTCCGACGGAGGCGGAGATGAATGCTGCGGTGAAGACATCGGGAGAAAATTTCAAAAAGATCGTTAGCAAGCTGAAGCAGATTAATCCCGATGCGCAATTGGTGTACGTTGGCTTATACAATCCCTTTGCTGATTTGAAGGACATGAAGGAAGCTGGAGATCAAGCGGTGGCGAATTGGAATTTGAATGTATTAGATACAATGAATCAGTATCCAGGGACGATCGTTATTCCAACCTACGATTTATTTACGAGCAACTTGGATCGCTATTTATCGGGTGACCATTTCCATCCGAATGGCGAAGGTTACCAGAGGATCGCAGAGCGGATTGTACAGAGCATCGCGCTGAACTAG
- a CDS encoding ABC transporter ATP-binding protein codes for MHHRTKTNDEIILSVEHLKKRIGKRWIVQDVSFEVKAGEIFGFLGPNGAGKTTTIRMLVDLIRPTEGQVAICGFDVQKDPERALSLVGSIVENPEVYTYLTGWENLEQFARMMPGIDAARIQEVADLVGLDQRIHDKVRTYSLGMRQRLGIAQALLGRPKLLILDEPTNGLDPKGIKEMRSFIRLLAKEGLAVFVSSHLLSEIQVLCDRVAIISRGRVLAVGAVHELLDSSTGYVVWELEPSSTGEEMLADLGISIVQNVDEVLDDAIIAGFGGEAIVTQMQVDQIADIVPRLVSSGLQVRSVQKVIPTLEQLFLEMTDGEGVE; via the coding sequence ATGCATCATCGAACGAAGACAAATGATGAGATTATTTTGTCGGTGGAGCATTTGAAGAAGCGGATCGGCAAGCGCTGGATCGTGCAGGATGTATCTTTCGAGGTGAAAGCCGGAGAGATCTTCGGATTCCTTGGGCCGAACGGAGCTGGCAAGACGACAACGATTCGCATGCTGGTTGATCTGATCCGCCCGACAGAAGGACAAGTAGCTATCTGCGGATTCGATGTGCAGAAGGATCCGGAGCGGGCCCTTAGCCTGGTCGGGTCGATCGTGGAGAATCCGGAGGTATATACATACCTGACTGGCTGGGAGAACCTGGAGCAGTTCGCCCGGATGATGCCGGGAATCGATGCGGCGAGAATTCAGGAGGTTGCTGATCTGGTTGGACTCGATCAGCGGATTCATGATAAAGTGCGGACGTATTCCCTCGGAATGCGACAGCGTCTTGGAATTGCCCAGGCTCTGCTCGGCAGACCTAAGCTGCTCATTCTGGATGAACCGACGAATGGTCTTGATCCGAAGGGGATCAAAGAGATGCGCAGCTTCATTCGCCTTCTGGCGAAGGAAGGGCTGGCCGTGTTCGTCTCAAGTCATCTACTTAGTGAAATTCAAGTACTCTGTGATCGTGTGGCGATTATAAGCCGGGGGCGGGTCCTTGCAGTCGGTGCGGTTCATGAGCTGCTTGACTCGAGTACAGGGTATGTTGTCTGGGAGCTGGAGCCGTCTTCAACAGGTGAGGAAATGCTGGCTGACCTTGGAATCAGCATCGTTCAGAATGTGGATGAGGTGCTGGATGATGCGATCATTGCCGGTTTTGGCGGCGAGGCGATCGTAACCCAGATGCAGGTGGATCAAATTGCGGATATCGTGCCTCGGCTTGTAAGTTCCGGGCTTCAGGTCCGTTCCGTTCAGAAGGTAATTCCAACGCTGGAACAATTGTTCCTTGAGATGACGGATGGTGAGGGTGTTGAATAA
- a CDS encoding LysR family transcriptional regulator — protein sequence MEHRLLEYFLAVCEELHFTRAAEKLGISQPTLSHQIRLLERELGAPLFHRSGKKTLLTQAGQILLGHAHRVINEIKLARLEINELSGLQRGKLRIGCSGNHLLTDALVAFHRLYPGIELTVTELATEETRDGLLHNHLDVGVVFLPLFDEQLGYRPLYDEELVLAISSSHEYATCSNITIQQLANLPLVLFPQKFLVRQMIDSACAELEIQLNPVMELSTLESQLHMAEQNVGGTILPKSYGKTVVSDKVAIIPLADPAPRKKVGLVYRKDTLESSIIRAFVDHLISF from the coding sequence ATGGAACATCGATTACTGGAGTACTTTCTGGCCGTATGCGAAGAGCTTCATTTTACGAGGGCTGCTGAGAAATTGGGCATTTCCCAGCCTACATTAAGTCACCAGATACGGCTGTTGGAACGCGAGCTAGGAGCCCCGTTATTTCACCGTTCTGGCAAGAAGACATTACTCACCCAGGCAGGTCAAATTCTACTTGGTCATGCCCACCGAGTGATTAACGAGATTAAGCTGGCCCGGCTTGAAATAAATGAACTATCCGGACTGCAGAGGGGGAAGCTGCGAATCGGCTGTTCTGGCAACCATTTATTAACCGATGCCTTGGTCGCTTTCCATCGCCTCTATCCCGGAATTGAACTGACTGTGACAGAGCTTGCTACTGAGGAGACAAGAGATGGCTTGTTGCACAATCATCTGGATGTAGGTGTCGTATTTCTGCCCCTATTCGATGAACAGTTGGGTTATCGTCCTCTCTATGATGAAGAATTGGTGCTGGCAATTTCCAGCAGCCATGAATATGCTACTTGCTCCAATATAACGATTCAGCAGTTGGCCAATCTCCCACTTGTACTATTTCCACAGAAATTCCTGGTCCGGCAGATGATAGACTCCGCCTGTGCCGAGCTGGAGATTCAACTAAATCCTGTAATGGAGCTCTCCACCCTGGAATCCCAATTACATATGGCCGAGCAAAATGTAGGTGGTACGATTCTGCCCAAATCCTATGGCAAGACCGTTGTTAGCGACAAGGTAGCCATTATTCCCCTTGCCGATCCCGCCCCACGAAAAAAGGTAGGTCTTGTCTACCGCAAGGATACATTGGAGAGTTCGATCATCCGTGCTTTTGTTGACCATTTAATTTCCTTTTAG